The Pongo pygmaeus isolate AG05252 chromosome 11, NHGRI_mPonPyg2-v2.0_pri, whole genome shotgun sequence genome includes a region encoding these proteins:
- the LOC129031670 gene encoding calcyclin-binding protein-like, which produces MASEELQKDLEEVKVLLEKATTKRVRDALTAEKSKIETEIKNKMQQKSQKKAELLDNEKPAAVVAPITTGYMVKISNYGWDQSDKFVKIYITLTGVHQVPTENVQVHFTERSFDLLVKNLNGKSYSMIVNNLLKPISVEGSSKEVKTDTVLMCRKKVENTRWDYLTQVEKECKEKEKSSYDTETDPSEGLMNVLKKIYEDGDDNMKQTINKAWVESREKQAKGDMEF; this is translated from the coding sequence ATGGCTTCAGAAGAGCTACAGAAAGATCTAGAAGAGGTAAAGGTGTTGCTGGAAAAGGCTACTACGAAAAGAGTACGTGATGCCCTTACAGCTGAAAAATCCAAGATTGAGACAGAAATCAAGAACAAGATGCAACAGAAATCACAGAAGAAAGCAGAACTTCTTGATAATGAAAAACCAGCTGCTGTGGTTGCTCCCATTACAACGGGCTATATGGTGAAAATCAGTAATTATGGATGGGATCAGTCAGATAAGTTTGTGAAAATCTACATTACCTTAACTGGAGTTCATCAAGTTCCCACTGAGAATGTGCAGGTGCATTTCACAGAGAGGTCATTTGATCTTCTGGTAAAGAATCTAAATGGGAAGAGTTACTCCATGATTGTGAACAATCTCTTGAAACCCATCTCTGTGGAAGGCAGTTCAAAAGAAGTCAAGACTGATACAGTTCTTATGTGTAGAAAGAAAGTGGAAAACACAAGGTGGGATTACCTGACCCAGGTTGAAAAAGAgtgcaaagaaaaagagaagtccTCCTATGACACTGAAACAGATCCTAGTGAGGGATTGATGAATGTTCTAAAGAAAATTTATGAAGATGGAGATGATAATATGAAGCAAACCATTAATAAAGCCTGGGTGGAATCAAGAGAGAAGCAAGCCAAAGGAGACATGGAATTTTGA